The Pleuronectes platessa chromosome 11, fPlePla1.1, whole genome shotgun sequence genome includes a window with the following:
- the si:ch211-168d23.3 gene encoding BRD4-interacting chromatin-remodeling complex-associated protein, with product MEDEDGTCLLDVLCDPQALNDFLHGTNELPTEDLLISSSSGETSLFADAPSPVSLLGDGGDSPDTPPPGCVDLSFLEEALLSSPEGEDLQVVQGGQPVEGGCEAKEGEVPEVEEAEVACDILQQSLQEADITEQTMALEAGLAHTGDSLSLYSPAPLLSPPPAPFLTKSVTLTAPPALPRDTQAAVEPPQPSLLAVGPGCPSLKPAAPPQLMGLLPGNVFPAPSPETSFSLSPAQGSSMIIHKAVPSLTSRPLITPSLRATAAAPGIVLQRGPLHIQPKLPISIQPRLVQISPKPSGQKPTPGLTFLPGTGSPNILLSQTPGQKPTAPQPQPSQQLHKPVSLQLVNQGGSFVLQPQGLFQGQNQFLLPGQSPVTISQPNNGARTLLTPSHQGPSATGQLVDGSQILTVPQRQLNFSPVFTTPTGQLALRQATVLSGPLHLQSAPPTVFQMPAQLAGAYTAGGQGQRATLLHSPALGNHITLINSSGVLPQDLTSISIVNGPSVVQGLPFAAQAPAPQAGGAEAQLSLQQASVVLLPERTVQEERSSSEETFHPLPQPYGHVLQHISVHPPSSGPQPPTPGLQTPSPPVVPVLQPPPEPPLAPNPAAEMPKLLMPPVDMTHVVEEVAQSMSQNQAFMQHLQQQALISPIASDLLVGALPVVPMEILSSPNERETQPQTLSVPDPDPHSVTCDQRVEASPLSSDPEDTPLLCSSPPHLPQDTGTTAPAGFSPPAGAQTTPPAPERSAPQPLIESQAQYQAPLQLQVSQALFGQNQVQLQSSVPQPRSSSHTPAHISSSSSSSSSSPVLVSVPVPPQQPDPPAACLSKGGDDSAVQQQTQNKPTAALVVESKVFPLDVRPRSPVAHDVHGPPAPRDCGPVQTSQQTGTKLAVCLEQQREDRITPAIRRHRFQQQLCSDHAEVQHPFTGSAFSTLKDAVRRLLPYHACAGHLPSQSDFGLVDQEFDSVSGFLLKRTKDMINKYRQLLVRETQQESPSAEMVMLERLFLQAERFALAEDRRRARRDPESFMMALTTSASSPHEAPPSGPSHPVSSGSPSSPPAWTRLSDRPPGLKTYRSSSRGALRLTIKQESGSRKVVHNSACEPGLKRDHTGQLTNGGGAVSERHSQQAPNRAPPRPQHEEQVVNGALQSDPAQEVPQPAPSPRIKAPHPLSMPEPQAACFELPPRDVSAPKLKCYRLEATPQPEPRPSPPPPPLQEDNMLSEHLQSAIDSILELQRLQGPSAAPTRAPSGPPLDQAVTSILEGHL from the exons TGCTGGGAGATGGCGGGGACTCCCCAGACACGCCTCCCCCCGGCTGTGTGGACCTGTCCTTCCTGGAGGAGGCTCTCCTGTCATCGCCGGAGGGTGAAGACCTGCAGGTGGTGCAGGGTGGGCAGCCTGTGGAGGGTGGATGTGAGGCGAAGGAGGGAGAGGTgccggaggtggaggaggcggaggtggCGTGTGacatcctgcagcagagccTGCAGGAGGCGGACATCACTGAGCAGACCATGGCTCTGGAGGCAGGTCTGGCCCATACCGGGGACAGCCTCTCCCTCTACTCacccgctcctctcctctctcctccccctgcacCATTCCTTACCAAGTCTGTGACCTTGACCGCCCCCCCGGCGCTGCCCAGAGACACCCaggcagcagtggagccccccCAGCCCTCGCTCCTGGCTGTCGGGCCTGGCTGCCCCTCTCTAAAACCTGCTGCACCACCTCAGCTGATGGGGCTCCTGCCTGGAAACGTGTTCCCTGCTCCGTCTCCAGAGACCTCCTTCTCTCTGAGTCCCGCCCAGGGCTCCAGTATGATCATCCACAAGGCCGTTCCCAGTTTGACCAGTCGTCCTCTCATCACTCCATCCCTGAGAGCCACAGCGGCAGCACCAGGGATCGTTCTGCAGAGGGGCCCCCTCCACATCCAGCCCAAGCTCCCCATCAGCATTCAGCCCAGACTGGTTCAAATTAGCCCCAAGCCTTCTGGGCAGAAACCCACACCGGGTCTTACATTCCTCCCTGGAACTGGCTCACCAAATATTCTACTGTCCCAAACTCCAGGCCAAAAGCCCACAGCCCCACAGCCGCAGCCCAGCCAGCAGCTCCACAAACCAGTCAGCCTGCAGTTAGTCAACCAGGGCGGCTCCTTCGTGCTCCAGCCTCAGGGACTCTTCCAGGGCCAAAACCAGTTCCTTCTTCCAGGCCAGTCCCCCGTCACAATCTCTCAGCCTAACAATGGGGCTCGAACGCTGCTGACTCCCAGTCACCAGGGCCCATCGGCCACTGGGCAGCTCGTAGACGGCTCTCAGATCCTTACCGTGCCCCAGAGACAGCTGAACTTCAGCCCTGTCTTCACCACCCCCACCGGGCAGCTCGCGCTCCGCCAGGCCACGGTGCTTTCAGGACCCTTGCATCTACAGTCAGCCCCCCCCACTGTCTTCCAGATGCCGGCACAGCTGGCTGGAGCCTACACTGCGGGGGGGCAGGGGCAGCGCGCCACCCTGCTCCACAGCCCCGCTCTTGGAAACCACATAACCTTGATCAACAGTTCGGGGGTGCTTCCCCAGGATCTCACTTCCATCTCGATCGTCAACGGGCCCTCGGTGGTTCAGGGGCTGCCCTTCGCTGCCCAGGCCCCGGCTCCTCAGGCGGGGGGGGCGGAggcacagctcagcctccagcAGGCGTCTGTGGTGCTGCTGCCAGAGAGAACTGttcaagaggagaggagcagctcaGAGGAGACTTTCCACCCACTGCCGCAG CCCTACGGACACGTGCTCCAGCACATCTCCGTGCACCCCCCCTCCTCAGGGCCTCAGCCCCCCACCCCCGGGCTGcagaccccctctcctcctgtcgtccccgtcctgcagcctcctcctgAACCTCCTCTGGCCCCCAACCCAGCTGCAGAGATGCCCAAACTACTGATGCCTCCAGTGGACATGACCcatgtggtggaggaggtggcccAGTCCATGAGCCAGAACCAGGCCTTTATGCAACATCTGCAACAG CAAGCACTTATCTCTCCCATCGCCTCTGATCTGCTGGTTGGAGCGCTGCCAGTGGTGCCGATGGAGATTCTCTCCTCCCCCAACGAGAGAGAGACCCAACCACAGACCCTCTCAGTCCCCGACCCGGACCCCCACAGCGTGACGTGTGACCAGCGTGTGGAGGCTTCTCCGCTCAGCTCAGATCCTGAGGACACAccgctgctctgctcctcccctccccacctCCCTCAGGACACAGGGACAACAGCTCCAGCAGGGTTCTCCCCTCCAGCTGGAGCTCAGACGACTCCTCCTGCACCTGAGAGGTCAGCTCCACAGCCCCTCATCGAGTCCCAAGCCCAGTACCAGGCCCCGCTTCAGCTCCAGGTCTCACAGGCCTTATTCGGCCAGAACCAGGTGCAGCTCCAGTCGTCGGTTCCCCAGCCTCGGTCCTCGAGCCACACTCCAGCCcacatcagctcctcctcctcctcctcctcctcctcccctgtgcTGGTCAGCGTCCCGGTGCCTCCGCAGCAGCCTGACCCCCCCGCTGCTTGTCTCTCCAAAGGAGGAGACGACTCCGCTGTgcaacagcaaacacaaaaca AGCCGACAGCTGCCTTGGTCGTGGAGAGTAAAGTGTTTCCTCTCGATGTCCGTCCACGCTCTCCTGTAGCCCACGATGTCCACGGGCCCCCGGCTCCCAGGGACTGTGGCCCCGTCCAGACGAGCCAGCAGACGGGCACCAAG CTGGCAGTTtgtctggagcagcagagagaggacaggatCACACCAGCAATACGCCGGCACAG gttccagcagcagctgtgtTCGGACCACGCAGAAGTTCAGCACCCGTTCACCGGCTCGGCCTTTTCCACGCTGAAGGACGCCGTGAGACGCCTGCTGCCGTACCACGCGTGTGCCGGTCACCTGCCGAGCCAGAGCGACTTCGGTTTAG tgGACCAGGAGTTTGACTCTGTGTCCGGCTTCCTGCTGAAACGCACCAAGGACATGATCAACAAGTACAGGCAGCTACTGGTCAGAGAAACTCAG CAGGAGAGTCCCTCAGCGGAGATGGTGATGCTGGAGCGTCTCTTCCTTCAGGCCGAGCGATTCGCTTTAGCCGAGGACAGACGCAGAGCCCGCAGAGACCCAG AGTCGTTCATGATGGCCTTGACTACATCAGCGTCTTCCCCTCATGAAGCCCCCCCCTCCGGCCCCTCCCACCCGGTCTCCTCCGGcagcccctcctcccccccagcCTGGACCAGACTCTCGGACCGGCCCCCGGGACTGAAGACGTACCGCTCCAGCTCCCGCGGCGCCCTCAGGCTCACCATCAAGCAGGAGTCGGGCTCCCGCAAGGTGGTGCACAACTCGGCCTGCGAGCCCGGACTCAAGAGGGACCACACGGGGCAGCTGACCAACGGGGGCGGAGCCGTGAGCGAGCGCCACTCTCAGCAGGCGCCCAACAGagcgcccccccgcccccagcaCGAGGAGCAGGTCGTCAATGGGGCTCTGCAGAGCGACCCTGCACAGGAAGTCCCACAGCCTGCACCCAGTCCCAGAATAAAAGCCCCACATCCTCTTTCTATGCCAGAGCCTCAGGCGGCTTGCTTCGAGTTGCCTCCCAGAGATGTCAGTGCCCCAAAGCTGAAATGTTACAGGCTGGAGGCCACGCCTCAGCCGGAGCCGCGGCCGAGtccgcccccgccccccctccaaGAGGACAACATGCTCAGTGAACACCTACAGAGCGCCATCGACAGCATCCTAGAGCTGCAGCGCCTGCAGGGCCCCTCTGCAGCCCCGACCAGGGCCCCGTCAGGGCCGCCCCTGGACCAGGCTGTCACCAGCATCCTGGAGGGACACCTGTGA